In one Brevibacillus composti genomic region, the following are encoded:
- a CDS encoding ATPase, T2SS/T4P/T4SS family, with translation MMFALNALLLAGILIAIGVLLYLRMSRRLPEQPDEKPVYTLEAMTKFVKEALHEMTSSNLIDFGLSEEEYRRRKNKRAELKKALRGCTSGDLRDKAYVKQVIADLLEQRYNLDDNNLNRLLPFDDPQALSPQDQFDILLYLFKKQHRLRALDELIQKYELDRPKRSMEDEETESYRITADEIRDIYKREARKLSAEDKMQIVVQRIYQQYKGFSVIDEIRDMKIDGVSGGVSGIPPSMWEGEWSLEEEALLREVPRSHDSVWLFYKGKSIHLSFLSFGSEQELRRVCQNVYKHNFPGQLSEANGFKVNEMADGSRVVVLRPRFSESWAFFVRKFDVQNAALEQLIQDDNAELPIGLIRYLVMGERITAITGAQGSGKTTLLMAMVRYIPAILPIRVQEMSFELQLRKIYRDRNILSLRETETISGQDGLDIQKKTDGSVNILGEVATDPVAAWMVQMAQVASLFTLFTHHAKTFRDLVYSLRNSLLKTGVFTNEKVAEQQVVSVINFDIHLRRDADGHRYIERITECVPVEQEEGYPETFRHKTTTEEKMTAFMETMLEYFRRSTDRPLYVARNVIEYRDGRYVAVHPLSERSRKEIAACLAGPDQAAFEAFLAVHWGDSDEN, from the coding sequence ATGATGTTCGCGCTGAACGCTTTGCTTCTGGCGGGCATCCTCATCGCGATTGGCGTCTTGCTCTATTTACGTATGAGCCGCCGCTTGCCGGAGCAGCCGGACGAAAAACCGGTCTACACGCTGGAAGCGATGACCAAGTTCGTGAAAGAGGCGCTGCACGAGATGACAAGCAGCAACCTGATCGACTTCGGCTTGTCGGAAGAAGAATACCGCCGTCGCAAAAACAAGCGCGCAGAACTCAAGAAAGCGCTGCGGGGCTGCACGTCCGGAGATTTGCGGGACAAGGCGTATGTGAAGCAGGTCATCGCCGATTTGCTCGAACAGCGCTACAATCTGGACGACAATAACCTGAATCGGCTTCTGCCGTTTGATGACCCGCAGGCGCTCTCACCGCAAGATCAGTTTGACATCCTGCTCTATCTGTTTAAGAAACAACATCGGTTGAGAGCACTGGACGAACTGATTCAAAAATACGAATTGGATCGCCCCAAACGGAGTATGGAAGACGAAGAAACCGAGTCATATCGGATTACCGCCGACGAAATCCGCGACATTTACAAGCGGGAAGCGCGCAAGCTGTCTGCCGAGGACAAAATGCAGATCGTTGTGCAGCGGATCTATCAGCAATACAAAGGATTCAGCGTCATCGACGAAATCCGCGACATGAAAATCGACGGCGTATCGGGCGGCGTCTCCGGCATCCCGCCCTCGATGTGGGAAGGCGAGTGGAGCCTGGAGGAAGAAGCGCTGCTGCGCGAGGTGCCAAGGTCGCATGACAGCGTGTGGCTGTTTTATAAAGGGAAATCCATTCATTTGAGCTTCCTGTCCTTCGGCTCGGAGCAAGAACTGAGGCGCGTGTGCCAGAACGTGTACAAACATAATTTTCCCGGCCAATTGTCCGAGGCGAACGGCTTTAAGGTGAACGAAATGGCCGACGGCTCCCGCGTCGTCGTGCTGCGCCCCCGGTTCAGCGAATCGTGGGCTTTTTTTGTGCGCAAATTCGATGTGCAAAACGCCGCGCTGGAACAATTGATTCAGGACGACAATGCGGAGTTGCCCATCGGGCTGATCCGATATCTGGTCATGGGCGAGCGCATTACGGCCATCACCGGTGCGCAGGGCAGCGGCAAAACGACGCTCTTGATGGCGATGGTGCGCTACATTCCGGCCATCTTGCCGATTCGGGTGCAGGAAATGAGCTTTGAGCTTCAGCTTCGGAAAATATACCGGGATCGCAACATTTTAAGCCTGCGGGAAACGGAAACGATCTCCGGGCAGGACGGGCTGGACATTCAGAAAAAAACGGACGGCTCGGTCAATATTTTGGGAGAAGTGGCGACCGACCCGGTTGCCGCCTGGATGGTGCAGATGGCGCAGGTCGCTTCGCTGTTCACCTTGTTTACGCATCATGCCAAAACATTCCGCGATCTCGTCTATTCGCTGCGCAACTCGCTGCTGAAGACAGGGGTGTTTACGAACGAAAAAGTGGCCGAGCAGCAGGTCGTCAGCGTCATCAACTTCGACATTCACCTCAGGCGGGACGCGGACGGACATCGCTACATTGAACGAATTACCGAATGCGTCCCGGTGGAGCAGGAAGAGGGCTACCCGGAGACGTTCCGCCACAAAACGACGACCGAGGAGAAAATGACGGCGTTCATGGAGACGATGCTGGAATATTTCCGCCGATCGACGGACCGACCGCTTTACGTCGCGCGGAACGTCATCGAATACCGGGACGGACGCTATGTCGCCGTTCATCCGTTGTCCGAGCGAAGCCGCAAGGAAATCGCTGCATGCCTCGCCGGGCCGGACCAGGCGGCGTTCGAGGCGTTTTTGGCGGTTCACTGGGGGGATAGCGATGAAAATTGA
- a CDS encoding ParA family protein, with amino-acid sequence MTKVIALANQKGGVGKTTTAVNLGIGLAADGKKVLLVDADAQGNLTDSLGFHEPDNLPVSLATLLAKTMLEESYEAREGILHHHEGVDLMPGNIELSAVEVSLVNTMSRETILRSYIDSVKADYDYVLIDCMPSLGMLTINALAAADSVIIPVQAHYLPAKGMTQLLQTIARVRRQINPKLLLDGVLLTMVDSRTKFAKDISFILRRDYGDKLRVFNTEIPLSVRAAETSAKGKSIYVHDPDGKAAEAYAAFTKEVQSIGSERRHARQHQTDHSR; translated from the coding sequence ATGACCAAGGTGATCGCCCTCGCCAATCAGAAAGGCGGCGTGGGCAAGACCACAACGGCGGTCAACCTGGGGATCGGTCTGGCAGCCGATGGGAAAAAGGTTTTGCTGGTCGATGCCGACGCGCAAGGCAACCTGACGGATTCGTTAGGGTTCCACGAACCGGATAATCTGCCGGTATCTTTGGCCACATTGCTGGCGAAAACGATGCTGGAAGAATCCTATGAAGCGCGGGAAGGTATTTTGCATCACCATGAAGGCGTTGACCTGATGCCAGGCAATATTGAATTGTCCGCTGTTGAGGTATCGCTCGTCAATACGATGAGCAGAGAAACGATTTTGCGTTCGTACATCGATTCGGTTAAAGCCGATTACGACTACGTGCTGATCGATTGCATGCCGAGTTTGGGCATGTTGACCATCAATGCGCTTGCCGCTGCGGACAGCGTCATCATTCCCGTACAGGCGCATTATTTACCGGCCAAAGGAATGACCCAACTGTTGCAGACGATTGCCCGTGTGCGCAGGCAGATCAATCCGAAGTTGCTTTTGGACGGCGTGCTGCTCACGATGGTAGACAGTCGGACTAAATTTGCCAAAGACATTTCCTTTATTCTTCGGCGCGACTACGGCGACAAGCTTCGCGTGTTCAACACCGAAATTCCCTTATCCGTTCGCGCGGCGGAAACAAGCGCCAAGGGGAAAAGCATTTACGTCCATGATCCGGATGGGAAAGCTGCGGAGGCTTATGCCGCCTTTACGAAGGAGGTGCAGAGTATTGGCAGCGAAAGACGACATGCGCGCCAGCATCAAACTGACCACAGTCGCTGA
- a CDS encoding SAF domain-containing protein: protein MSWTYRHRKTLIIAAIAVSVCLLVAAAIYSLIKQSEQEQKQQQMKEHYERQIKELKTIEEQSRRNVWTVARTIPAGGTVTAEDLQSVPMPASLVPSGMITEREAAIGKSAKIELQPGTPLMSSMLYESTPIPKDVRVQEFHVIQLPSNLQKGQYIDVRINFPTGEDYVLLAKKKARELSGTVIWLEMNEKDILQTSSAIIDAYLQGARLYALPYIEPGLQEAAVVNYPANPKVLDLMEHDPNLLEKATTELARQLRLKLDDNLKAMSESDKLRVTSGSVTVQQQLQNERIVTRQGNAMQEAVPSPQPAGATATVDHEPPAAQPLPSPSAPTTTNEDQPEASAEPAPSTPASPSEAPASTDKLKQIFNQ from the coding sequence ATGTCGTGGACGTATCGGCACCGCAAGACGCTTATTATCGCCGCGATTGCCGTAAGTGTTTGTTTACTTGTGGCTGCGGCCATTTATTCTCTGATAAAGCAATCAGAGCAAGAGCAGAAACAGCAACAGATGAAGGAACACTACGAAAGGCAGATCAAGGAACTGAAAACGATAGAGGAACAATCGCGCAGGAACGTCTGGACCGTGGCACGAACCATTCCGGCCGGAGGTACCGTCACGGCGGAGGATCTCCAGTCCGTCCCGATGCCCGCGAGTCTGGTGCCATCCGGGATGATTACTGAACGGGAAGCGGCCATCGGCAAAAGCGCCAAAATCGAATTGCAGCCCGGAACACCGCTGATGTCGTCCATGCTGTACGAGAGCACGCCGATCCCGAAGGATGTGCGGGTGCAGGAGTTTCATGTCATTCAGCTTCCCTCCAATCTGCAAAAGGGACAGTACATCGACGTGCGAATCAACTTCCCGACAGGAGAAGATTATGTCCTGTTAGCGAAGAAGAAAGCGCGGGAGTTGTCAGGAACGGTCATCTGGCTCGAAATGAACGAGAAGGATATTTTGCAAACGTCAAGCGCGATTATCGATGCCTACTTGCAAGGCGCACGGCTGTATGCCCTGCCGTATATCGAGCCGGGATTGCAGGAAGCAGCTGTGGTCAATTATCCCGCAAATCCGAAAGTGCTTGATTTGATGGAACATGATCCGAACCTGCTCGAAAAAGCGACAACCGAGCTTGCCCGCCAGCTTCGCCTGAAACTTGATGACAATCTCAAGGCGATGAGCGAGTCGGACAAACTGCGCGTAACGAGCGGCAGCGTGACGGTTCAGCAGCAACTGCAAAACGAGCGGATCGTCACGCGGCAAGGCAATGCCATGCAAGAAGCGGTTCCATCGCCGCAACCGGCAGGCGCAACGGCTACGGTCGATCACGAACCGCCAGCCGCGCAACCGCTGCCTTCCCCTTCCGCTCCGACAACGACGAATGAAGATCAACCGGAAGCGTCCGCGGAGCCAGCGCCATCAACGCCAGCATCGCCGTCGGAAGCGCCTGCCAGCACGGATAAATTGAAGCAAATTTTTAATCAGTGA
- a CDS encoding cupin domain-containing protein: MYLNTGSHSPWHNPMHNKWNNNYWGYNWNPHYYNWLISNRYPYYRYPKLMDYGSKPFVVNIDQAAKQNNTFRTALWTGKHFQVTLMSINVGDDIGLEVHPTTDQFIRIEEGQGLVQMGDSKDKLDFQEMAYDDYAIMIPAGKWHNVTNTGNTPLKIYVIYAPPEHPFGTVHETKAIAMSAEEH; the protein is encoded by the coding sequence ATGTACCTGAATACAGGCTCTCACAGTCCGTGGCATAATCCTATGCATAACAAGTGGAATAACAATTATTGGGGCTATAATTGGAACCCGCATTACTACAACTGGCTCATTAGCAACCGTTATCCATATTACAGATACCCTAAATTAATGGATTACGGATCAAAACCATTTGTAGTGAATATTGACCAAGCCGCTAAACAAAACAATACGTTCCGCACCGCTTTATGGACAGGGAAACATTTTCAAGTGACTTTGATGAGCATTAACGTTGGCGATGACATCGGTTTAGAAGTCCATCCAACTACCGATCAATTCATACGTATTGAAGAAGGCCAAGGACTTGTTCAAATGGGTGATAGCAAAGATAAATTAGATTTTCAAGAAATGGCCTATGATGACTATGCCATCATGATACCTGCTGGAAAATGGCACAATGTAACCAATACAGGAAATACACCGCTTAAAATTTACGTCATTTATGCGCCGCCCGAGCATCCATTTGGTACAGTTCATGAAACAAAAGCAATTGCAATGTCTGCTGAAGAACACTAA
- a CDS encoding P-loop NTPase family protein — MGFTVVFWSPVSGQAGTTSNLIASAALLGLEYSSRLLLLGHLQSEYAVIERSFYPRRTWMSKADAPPDAGIDALLRLLQNRKLEPNRLRDYTLPLLADRLDILPGSNKPDASFVSAAQEWLAPLLELARRAYDLVLLDGGSGSLSAWTQALLRQADLLVVCLPQNGLKLEQVFPLMEAQLQSNRKHLLVFGKYDPRSALTVKNIKRQFHRREPAYPIVHNTGWLDATQQGEAVRFLFRNRQVPRDHENYPFMQQVRALAQAIINNAGLNKPLFGGKEDDDR, encoded by the coding sequence ATGGGTTTTACCGTGGTGTTTTGGAGTCCGGTTTCGGGACAAGCCGGTACGACGAGCAACCTGATCGCCTCCGCCGCGCTGCTTGGACTTGAATACTCCTCCCGTCTTTTGCTGCTTGGGCATTTGCAAAGCGAATACGCGGTCATCGAACGCAGCTTTTACCCGAGACGGACCTGGATGAGCAAAGCGGACGCTCCGCCTGACGCGGGTATCGATGCGCTGCTCAGGCTCTTGCAGAACCGCAAGCTGGAACCGAACAGGTTGCGGGATTACACGCTGCCGCTGCTCGCCGACCGGCTCGACATCCTTCCGGGATCGAACAAGCCGGATGCATCGTTTGTTTCAGCCGCTCAGGAATGGCTTGCGCCTCTTTTGGAACTGGCAAGGCGCGCTTACGATCTGGTATTGCTGGACGGCGGAAGCGGCAGTTTGTCGGCGTGGACACAGGCGCTGCTGCGTCAGGCGGATTTACTGGTCGTCTGTCTGCCGCAAAACGGGCTCAAGCTGGAGCAGGTCTTTCCGCTAATGGAGGCGCAGCTTCAGTCCAACCGGAAGCATTTGCTTGTATTCGGAAAATACGATCCTCGCTCCGCTTTGACCGTTAAGAATATCAAGCGCCAGTTCCATCGGCGGGAGCCTGCGTACCCGATTGTCCATAATACGGGCTGGCTGGATGCGACCCAGCAAGGAGAAGCCGTCCGTTTTTTATTTCGCAACCGACAGGTGCCGCGCGACCATGAAAACTATCCCTTTATGCAACAAGTGCGGGCATTGGCGCAGGCGATCATCAACAACGCCGGACTGAACAAGCCTCTTTTCGGCGGGAAGGAGGACGATGACCGATGA
- a CDS encoding ParB/RepB/Spo0J family partition protein yields the protein MAAKDDMRASIKLTTVADLFSTEESRADQQREKVTEIPLSEISDFPSHPFKVKADEVMLEMADSVKQYGVLVPGLVRPKAGGGYEMVAGHRRKKASELAGRVTMPCIVRELDDDQATIIMVDSNLQRENIAPSEKAFAYKMKLEAMKRQAGRPSKENSTQVGQDLRGKYSVEILADQAGESRNQIQRYIRLTELTPTILEMVDDKRIAFNPAVELSYLAEEEQNALYETMQSEDCTPSLAQAQRMKKLSQDGRLNVDVIFSILTEEKPNQKEKMTIRRERVDRFFPRDFTEKQKEDLIVQLLESWYKKRQREQER from the coding sequence TTGGCAGCGAAAGACGACATGCGCGCCAGCATCAAACTGACCACAGTCGCTGATTTATTCTCGACGGAGGAGAGCCGCGCCGATCAGCAGCGGGAAAAGGTGACGGAAATACCATTATCGGAAATCAGCGATTTTCCCAGCCATCCGTTCAAGGTGAAGGCGGACGAAGTGATGCTGGAAATGGCGGACAGCGTGAAGCAATACGGAGTACTTGTTCCCGGACTAGTACGTCCGAAGGCAGGTGGCGGCTACGAGATGGTAGCCGGGCATCGTCGTAAAAAAGCGAGCGAATTGGCAGGCAGAGTAACGATGCCCTGCATCGTCCGCGAACTGGACGACGATCAGGCGACGATCATTATGGTGGACAGCAACCTGCAACGGGAAAATATTGCGCCAAGCGAGAAAGCATTCGCCTATAAGATGAAGTTGGAGGCGATGAAAAGACAGGCGGGCAGACCGAGTAAAGAAAATTCTACCCAAGTTGGGCAGGATTTACGAGGCAAATATTCAGTTGAAATTTTGGCAGATCAGGCAGGCGAAAGCCGCAATCAAATCCAGCGTTATATCCGCCTTACCGAACTGACCCCCACCATTCTCGAAATGGTAGACGATAAACGGATCGCCTTCAATCCGGCCGTAGAACTTTCATACTTGGCCGAAGAAGAACAGAATGCCCTGTACGAAACGATGCAGTCCGAAGACTGCACGCCTTCGCTGGCGCAGGCGCAGCGCATGAAAAAACTGAGCCAGGACGGGCGGCTTAACGTGGATGTCATCTTCTCGATTCTCACAGAGGAGAAGCCGAACCAGAAAGAAAAGATGACCATTCGGCGCGAGCGGGTCGACCGTTTCTTCCCGAGGGACTTTACCGAAAAGCAAAAGGAAGATCTGATCGTACAATTGTTGGAAAGCTGGTATAAAAAACGGCAACGGGAACAGGAACGTTAA
- a CDS encoding copper amine oxidase N-terminal domain-containing protein, with amino-acid sequence MRKWVIAGLVAAMICSLFTVTASAASNPPSFVSVVMDGQKIWFPDAQAFVDENNRTLVPVRFIAEKMGANVGWEPETMTVPIERDDLHIVLTIGDSKALVNGKEVVFDSKAITSGGRTFVPLRFVSEALGAEVNWDSPTSTVFISTQEDANAKYDEWGRLIRTTHLPKNAKDYSYILADVPNEAYEMAYPYSHPTDSKVSLVLYSTIPEFNKKNVDIWMNRLKTFGALWLNVDYNTIDDSWAQAVFATKVQSSNAELKYIRRYVEWVKENKIQIEGYLDPEPSMIYRNGFGDNYIRSKFRIKFVSFKESKDLLYDERFPNQQSLEKGIWYEGYTDISMSTNVGGDWGPTLKVSPSASLFYNHTIKRME; translated from the coding sequence GTGAGAAAATGGGTAATTGCAGGACTTGTCGCCGCGATGATTTGCAGCTTGTTCACCGTAACGGCAAGCGCGGCGAGCAACCCTCCGTCCTTTGTCAGCGTCGTCATGGACGGACAAAAAATCTGGTTTCCCGATGCGCAAGCATTTGTCGATGAAAACAACCGGACGCTCGTGCCGGTTCGATTCATCGCGGAAAAGATGGGCGCGAACGTAGGCTGGGAACCCGAAACCATGACCGTACCGATTGAGCGGGACGACCTGCATATTGTGCTTACGATTGGCGATAGCAAGGCGCTCGTCAACGGTAAAGAAGTGGTCTTCGATTCGAAGGCGATTACCAGCGGCGGCCGGACGTTTGTCCCGCTGCGTTTTGTCAGCGAAGCGCTGGGGGCGGAAGTGAATTGGGATAGCCCGACATCGACCGTATTTATTTCCACACAAGAAGATGCCAATGCAAAGTACGATGAATGGGGCCGCCTGATTCGCACAACCCATTTGCCGAAGAACGCGAAAGATTACTCGTACATTCTGGCCGATGTGCCGAATGAAGCCTATGAAATGGCCTATCCCTACTCGCATCCTACGGACAGCAAGGTTTCTTTGGTGCTCTATTCGACCATACCGGAATTCAATAAGAAAAACGTGGATATATGGATGAACCGGCTGAAAACGTTCGGCGCGTTGTGGCTGAATGTGGATTACAACACGATCGACGATTCGTGGGCGCAGGCGGTATTCGCCACGAAAGTGCAAAGCTCCAATGCGGAATTGAAATATATCCGGCGGTATGTGGAGTGGGTGAAAGAAAACAAGATTCAGATCGAAGGATACCTTGATCCCGAGCCTTCTATGATCTATCGGAACGGATTCGGCGATAATTATATCCGATCCAAATTCAGGATTAAATTTGTTTCGTTTAAGGAAAGTAAAGACTTGCTCTATGATGAAAGGTTCCCTAACCAACAATCTTTGGAAAAAGGAATTTGGTATGAAGGCTACACCGATATCTCGATGTCCACGAATGTGGGAGGCGATTGGGGGCCAACGTTGAAAGTAAGTCCGAGCGCTAGTTTATTCTACAACCATACGATTAAAAGGATGGAGTAG